Sequence from the Streptomyces sp. R33 genome:
ATCGCACACCACGTCCCGTGGCGGCATGAGAGCGAGTGTAGGGACACGGCAGCGGCCCGGCACCGCAATTAACGGTGCCGGGCCGGACGCCCCCTCAGGAGGCGGCGGGACGCGGGGAGTCGTGCCCGCCGGTGTGGGAGGAGCCGTGGGGAGCGTCGTGCGGGGCATCGGGGGACGCGCCGGGACTGGCGCCGGGGCCGGCCTCGTGTGCGGCGCCGCCGTGGCCCGGAGCGGTCTCGATGGTTCCGCCGAGGCGGGTGCGGGCGGGGGCCAGGGCCTCGGCGGATGCCGCCGTGACGACCCAGGTGGGCCCGACGAGGTAGGTGCCGCCGTACATCTGCGCCTCCGTCAGCCAGGACTGCCGGCCCTGCTCGGTGGTGAAGGTGGCCATCCGGAAGCCTTCCTGGCCCGCCCCGCACGCCCCCTCCCGGAGTTCCTCCGCGTCGACCGTGATCTCGGGCGTGCAGCCGAGGGCGGCGGCGATCTCCTGGAGCGGGGCGGGGCGGGCGGACGAGGCCGGGGCGGACGAGCTCGCGGCGGGATCCTGCGGACCGGCGGCCACCCGGGCGGCGCAGCCGCCGCACAGCAGCGTCGCGAGCAGCGCGGCGGCAGCGGCGGTACGGGGTGAACGGGGCATGGCTGGCTGCCTCACAGGGGTCGGGGCGGGATCGGGGCCTGCGGCGCGGGACACGACGGCCCGGGGCTCGTCACGCCGTCGGGGGCACCTTCTTGCCCTCGGGGGTGACGGCGAACCAGAGCCCCTGCTTGTTGTGTCCGTTCGTCTGGCCGGGCTCGGTGTCGCCGGTGAACGTGTAGACCGGCCAGCAGTCGATCGTCAGCTGCTCGCTGCCGTCGGGCCGCTTCACCGATCCGACCAGTTTTCCGGCAATTCCCTCGGCCTTCGCCTTGTCCACGGCGGGGGCGGGCTTCCACGTGTCCAGGCAGGCGCCGAGGCAGCCGAACTTCATGGGCCACGCGCTGTCCTTGTCGAATCGGTAGAGCGTGCGCCATTTCCCGTCCACCAGGATCTTGCCGAGTTTCTCGTTGTCGGCCACGGAGAGTTCCGTGCCCGCCTTCATGTCCATCCCTCCCATTCCGCCGCCGCCGTCGGTCTTCTGTTTCTTGTCGATCGCCTTCTTGCCGTCCGGTGCCAGTGCGTGCCAGGTGCCGCCGACGCCCTCGCCCTTCGCCTCGCCCGCCTTGGTGTCCTTCGCGTAGCGGTACACGGGCCAGCCGGCGAGGGTCAGCTGCTTGCTGCCGTCGGCCCGGGCGACGGAGCCGAGGAGGGAGGCGTCTATCCCGGCGGCGGCCGACGCGTCGTCGGCCGGGACGGCGGGCCACGCGGTGGCGCAGTCCCCCTCGCAGTTGGACTTGGGGGGCTGGGGCGTGTCCTTGTCGAAGCGGTAGAGGGCCATTCCGGCGCTGTCGGTGACCACGCTGCCCACGCTCGCGATGTCGCGTACGGACAGCTGCCCTGCCGGCCCGGCCTTGGCGGAGCCGGAGCCTGAGCCGGCACCCGAGCCCGAGCCGACGTCCGAGCCCGACCCGGAGCCGGCGGCGGCGTCCGCCCCGTAGCCGCCCGCGCCGCCGTAGCCCGTGTCGTATGCGCCTCCGAGGGGCTTGCCGGCCCCGGCCGGCTGTACGGAGTTCGAGTTGCGCGCAGTATTGTCGCCGCTTCCGCAACCCGCCGCCAGCAACAGAACCGCGGCCACCGATCCGACAGTTGTCATACGACGCATCTTGTTCACGATCACTCCTTCGGGTTGAACCCGGGGGGTTCGTCTACTGCCTTATTCATAAGGCCTGAGATGGGCGCCGAATTCGAATGAACGGGAATTTGTCAGATGACGCTAACGCTTGAACTCCCGCCGCCGGCAGTCGTTTACCGCGGGCTCATTCCTGAATGCGCAGGGCGAGCGCGGGACAGCGCCGCACCGCGCGGAGGGCCTTCGGCCGCAGTCTTCCGGGGACCGTCATGACGGCCTCGGCCGGGTAGCCGTCCCGGTCGAGGCGCACCACGTCGGGCAGCACGTCCACGCAGAGCCCGTGGCCCTTGCACAGCGTCCAGTCCACGACGAGCCGTTCGGGGTTCTCGTCCTCGGGCAGGGGCAGTGCCCCGAGGACACGGCGCCCGCAGCCGCTGCCGAGGGCGTGGTCGCGCATCTCGTCGGGGAAGACCGCGAGCGCGGAGGCCATGAAGGCCGAGGTGCCGTCGGGATGGCTGCACGCACCGCGGCGCAACACCCCCCGCATCCGCACCTCGACCGCCTCCAGGGCGGACCGGCCTCCCCCGGCCACCAGCGCCTCCACGGCGTCGGCGAGCGAGGGCAGCCCTCTGACGCACGGACCGCACTGCCCGGCGGTCTCGTCCGCCATCCAGCGCATCACGCGGGCCACTTCGCCGGCCGGGCAGGTGTCCTCGGGCAGCGGCAGGACCGCGCCCGCCCCCAGCGTGGCCTTGTACGAGGTCAGGGACTCCCGGGAGAGCAGTGCCGTCCGCGCCGCCGCCGCCGTCAGCCATTTGCCGTGGTACCCGCCGACCAGGACTCCCTGGCCGGGGGACGAGCCGCACAGGTCCAGGACGTACGCCAGGGACGTCCCGAGCGGCGCCTCGACGACCGTCGAACCGCTGATCGTCAACATGACGGTACCCGGCTCGGTCGGCAGGCCGACCGAGCGGAATCCCGCCACCCCGAGCCGGGCCGCGACGGCGAGTTGGGCGTACGTCTCGGTGTTGGAGAGCAGGGTCGGCAGACCGCTCAGGCCCCGCTCGCTGGTCCGGACCTTCTGACCGTTCGGGACGGCGGCCCCCCCGTTGAGGCCGTTCACGAGGGAGGTTCCCTCTCCGGTGACGAAGCGCTCGGGGAGCCTGCCGACGCGGACGCGGCTGCCGGCCAGGCCGCGCTCGGCGACGGCGGCCCGCAGTGACCGCTCCACGTCGTCCCTGGTCACTCCGATGGCCACTTCCTCGGCCCCGATCGCGTCGGCCGCCAGCAGCGCGCCGTCGAGCACGAGGTGCGGGGAGTGCAGCAGCATGGCGGCGTCCTTGAGGCAACTCGGCTCGCCCTCCGTGCCGTTCACGACGACGGCGGTCCGCCCCTCCTTCGTCCGGGCGGACCGGATGACGGCTTTGAGCTTGCGGGCGAACGGAAACCCCGCTCCCCCGCGGCCCCGCAGGTCTATGCCCTCGGCGAGCTCCACGAGATCGTCCGAGTTGTACTGCGGCACCGGGCCGTGCACCACCAGGTGGTTGGCGCGATCGAGCCGCGGCAGCGCGTCGAGTCCTGCCAGCAGCCTGGGCTGGCCGACGCACCCGAGGGCGGGATCGACGATCGAGGTCACTGCCGGCCCCGCATCCCGTCGAGCGGCTCACCGAACCGGTCCGTGGCCGGCCCGGCCCCGATGACGCTGGGGATGAACACCGTGTCGTACGGATCGGCGCCGTACGGCGCGGCGTACGGCGCCGATCCGTACGGCGGCAGGATCTCGGTCGTGGCCTCCAGGGACTGCCGGGGCGAGGGCACGGGGCCCAGGCCCGCCGGGGCGCGGACCGGGTCCGGCTCCTGCCCGGCGGCCCGACGGCCCGACTGCCGGGCGAGGCGCGCCGTCAGCCGTTCGGCGGCCCATTCGGCGGGCTGCCGGACGAACCGCTGAGGTGCCGTCCTGGGCCGGGGCGGCGCCGTCTGGGGGGCGGACGCCGCTGCGGCGACCGGGCGCGGCGGCGTCGCGCGCAGCCTGGCCCGGAGCCGGACGGCGAGCACGCCGGCGACCCCGATCAGGCAGAGGGCGTACGCCACGGTCACCCATCCGCTGGCGGCGCGGCCGGACTTCAGCCCGTGCACCAGGGACGCGCCCCACGCCGGGTACGCGCCCACGTGCAGGGCGCGCCACCACACGGAGCGGCCCTTGGTGGCGAAGGCGCTGCGGACCGCGCCGGAGACCGCCGTGGAGACGAAGACGTATCCGGCCAGGGTGCCGAGGCCGATGAGGACCGGCCGGTCGTCATCGGTGAACGGTATGAAGGCGGAGGCGACCCCCGTCTGCGACTCGGCGACCTTGACCCATATGTGCAGGAGGAGGAAGCCCAGCCCCGCGACGGCGAGGCCGCGGTGGGCCCCCTGGGCGACGAGCCGGTGCCCGGAGGTGAGCACCGTACGGTCCGTGGCCGCGAGCCCCCACAGGACGGCGGAGGTGAGCGAGACGAGCGAGAGGACGCCCGCGCCGAAGTCCAGGAAGTCCCAGAGGTTGGTCAGGGTGACGCCGGCCCGGGCCGCCACGGCCAGGGCGAGCAGGCCCGCGAGGGCGGCGGTGACGAGGGTGGCGGGGCGCACGCCTCCGGCCGGGGACAGCAGGGGCGGCCTCCGGACGGCCCGCCGGCCGGCGGCCGCGGCAGCGGCCACGCCGGCATGGCGTCTGGTGCGGCTGGCCCGGTGTGAGCGGGGCGTACGGGCTGGGGACAGGGGCATCTAGTTCTCCCATACGCCCAGGCCCGAGGCACTCCACCGCGCACTCGGCGCCCGGGGTAGTCGACGGAACTGCTCCGCGGTGGGCGGGAGATGAGGTCTCAGGTCTCACCGACCGGGAGCGGGGGCCGGAGTGCAGAAGCATCGTGGAGCTTCGCAACGCCTCCACAGTATTTATCTAATCGTGACAAGTTCTTGCGCGCGTGGCATCGTCACACCGAACGTCCGCGGAAGATTCCCTTCCAACCGGTGCGGTGGCACCCCCTAGACGTTTCGTCCGCCACCACACCTCCCCGACGGCAAAATGAAAGCAAAGCCGCGGGACTGCAAGTGGATGGCACTCTCCTGGAGGGTGTACGAGGCGCTCAACTCACCCGTCCGCACTGGCGCCGACGGGGAGGGAGGCGGCTCGGCAGGCTTGTCACCCTCCCACGGGGCAGGCCGTACCCCGGCATGAACGAGGTAACAATGTGCGAACTTCTGAACCGCATCTGGGCCCGTCCCCGAGGCGAATGGACCCGGGTCGTGCGCAGGGAACTCCCCGCGCTGGCCGCAGGGATGGTGGAGGAGCTGAGGGAGGAGCTCCCCGGGTTCTCCGCCTTGGTCGACGACCTCGACGAGGAGGTGGTCAGACAACGGCTCGAAGTGGCCCTGCTCACCGCCCTCGGGTACCGCGAGCCCGCGCCGCATAAACAGGCGCGGCCGGCGGCCCCGCATCCCGGCCCCAATCCTGACTGCGACCTGGACTCCGGTCCGGATCCCGACCTCGACTCCGACTCGGACCCGGTCCGGGACGAGGAGGAGGACGAGCACGACTACGCAGCCGAGCTCGACCGCCCCGACGATGAGGTGGAAGAGGAGGAAGAGGAGCACCGCGGCCCGCCCCGGCTCCGCGACCCCGGCCGCCGAAGGCAGTTGGCGCCCCTGAAGGTCGTCCCTCCCGAAGGGTTCGCAACCCCCTCCGAACGCGCTCGGCGTGAGCTGTTCTCCGCTCTTACGAGTGACATGCCCATGGCTGAAATAGCCCTCTCCGAGCTGGCCGCCGCGGCCGACTGGCCCCTCCCGGCCGAGATACGCGCCATCGCCCTGGCCACACCGGGCGAGACCCAGCAACTCGCGGCCGTCCTGGACGACGGACTCGCCGGCATGGTCGGCGGCCAGCCGTGCCTGCTGGTCCCGAGTCCCGACCCGGAGACCCGCGCCGCCCTGGAGGCCCTGCTCCGCGGCCGGTTCGCCGCCGTGGGCCACCCCGTCGCCCCCCGCGACACCGCCTCCTCCCTGCGGTGGGCCCTGCGGCTGCTGTCCCTGACCCCGAACCGCCCCGGCCTGGAGGCGCGGGCCCTGTTCGTCGACGACCACCTCTCGACCCTCCTGCTGCTCCAGGACGAGCCCCTGGCGCACGCACTGGCCGCACGCTGGCTGCGGCCGCTGGCCAACCTGACCCCCCGCCAGAGCGAACGGCTCGAAGTGACCCTGCTGGCCTGGCTGGAGGGCGGCGGCGCCCCCGAGGCCGCGAAGGCGCTGAGCGTGCACCCCCAGACCGTGCGCTACCGCATGCGGCAGCTCGAGAAGCTCTTCGGTCCCGGACTGCGGGACCCGCGTACGCGCTTCGAGCTCGAGATGGCCCTGCGCAGCCGGCGCCTCATGGCCCAGGTACGCCGCCAGAACTCCCGGGTGAGCCGCAAGGTACGGGTCGCCACGACGGACTTCCGGCCGCTGGGCGTGGGCCGCATGGCCCGCGTCAACGGCCTGTAACACCCCGGCCTCCCCACCCTCGAACCCCCGAACCCTCAAACCCCCGAACCCTCAAACCCCCTCAACCCTCGACTCCCCGGAATCCCCGGAACCCCCGGAACCCCCGCAGCAAGCATTCGGCCCCGGTCCCCTCCCCGCCCACGCGGAGCAGGAGGACCGGGGCCACCGCGTGTCACGGGCCGACGAGCACCCCCGACGCCCCCGCCCGCAGCGCGGCATTGAGGTCGAGGAGTTCGGCGTACGCGCGGGAACAGGACCGGCAGCCCGCCAGATGACGGGCGAGGCCGCGGCCCCGAGGCGCTCCGCGACGCCTGATCACCGCCCCGAGCACCCGGCCGTAGTGGCGGCACCGCTCGTCGGCAGCCGTGTCCAGATGCGCGCGCAGGTACGCCTCGCGCAGTCCTTCGCGGGCCCGGAAGGCCAGCGAGGTCACGGCGCTGGGGGTGATGCCGAGCAGCAGGGGGACGTGGTGCGGGCAGTCGTCCTCGACGAGGGTGTGCCAGAGGACGGCCTTCCAGCGTTCGGGCAGGGCCTGGAAGGAGCGGGCGACGAGCCGGCGGTCCTCGCTGTCCAGGAGCCGGCGCTGCGGGTCGTCCCCGTCGGGTCCGGGGCTGCACCAGGCCTCGACGTCGGGCGTCAGGAGGGTCCGGCCGGCGCCGTCCCGCCACTCGAGGGCCGTGTGGCGGACCACCGACAGGAGGTACGGGCGCCAGTGGTCGCGGGGCCCGGCGCCGGAGCGGACGGCTTGCAGGGTGCGGATGAACGCCTCAGAGACGAGGTCCTCGGCGTCCTGCGGAGTGCGGCAGCAGCGGCGCGCACATGCAAAAGCGGCGGCACTGTGCCGCCGGTACAGGAGCTCGCAGACGGCTGGATCCCCGTCGCCTGCCGCGTATGCCGTTCTGAGCTGCTGTATGAGGTCGTGGTCGGAGGGCTCTGGCTCGGGCCCGGACTCGCGTTGCGGACCGGGCGTGGTGTGACGAGAGCCGGACATGGCACTCCTCGTGTGGGTCTCAGGGACCGCGGGCCCCTTCGGGCAGTGGCACGAGCGCGAACGCGGTGCCGGCCCGAAGTCGGCTTCGGTCCGGCACCGCTCTCGGGGCGACGCTGGGGAGGTGGGAGGGGGAGCATCGCCCCGAGGGACTCAGCGGCAGGCGCGCCCGTCGTTGATGCAGCGCACTGCACCGGCCATCAGGCCGTTCGACATGACGTTGATGAAGTCTCCGTGGTCGGTCACCGGCTTGTGGATCTGTTCGGGGAAGCTGTCCACGGCGAACCGGGAGCCGGGCGGAACGCTGTAGACGATCCGCTGCACCAGCTGCGGGATGGCCTTGAAGCCCTTCTTGCAGTTGCCGTTGGCGTCGGCGAAGGCCACGTGGGTGCGGTGGTTGGCGCTGTCGATGTTCTTGCCGTCCCAGCAGCTCTGGAAGTTGAACGTCCGTACGACGTCACTGCCCTTGGGGCACACCGGGTACTTGTCCTTCAGCTGGCGGTTCTCGAAGCCGGTGCAGCTCCACGACGCGTTCGCGTTGGCGTTGCCGTTGGTGAGGGCCTTGGCGTCGCCGGTGATGATCCGCAGGAAGCGGGGCATCGCCGCGACCTTGCTCACGGGGCTGCCCTTGAACTCGATGGTCACCTGCTTCGGCTTCAGGATCGTGCCGACGTTCGCGTCCTGGCCGCCGCCGGGCGCCTTGGCGTCCTTCTCCGCCTTGCCGTCGCGCAGGCGCAGCACGGGCCAGTAGTACGTCGACTGGTCGCCGTTGGTGCAGGTGGTCCCGGACTGGGCGAGGCTGTTGTTGGTGGAGAAGGCGTCGGTGGTCTTGTTGCCCACGTAGTCGTGCATGTGGTGGGCGCCGTTGCTCACACCCGGCGCGACGATGACGTTGTCCGGGTTGAAGTGGCCGTTCTCGTTGCGCCCGCACTGCACGGCGAAGGATCCGGTGGAGGCGCCCCCGCGGGCGGCGGGCTTGCGCACGTTGGGCTTCACGTTGCCGATGGCGACGAAGTCGCTGCGGGCAGGTCCGCCCTTGGCCTGCTGCTGCTGTTGCTGTTGCTGTTGTTGCTGTTGCGGTGCGCTCTGCTTCGCGGCGTCCTGGGCGCCGTCGGCGGCGGCCGGCTCGTCCGCCGGGTCGGCGGCCGCAGCCTCCTTCATCACGCACCCGCTGAGCCCTTGCAGTCCGGCGGGCTTCTGGCCCGCCTTCCCGAGCGTGTCGGACAGGTTGGTGATGGTCTTGTCGCGCTGCTGCTTCAGTCCGCCGAGCAGCGCCTTGCGATTGGCCTGGCCGGAGGAGAGCTGCTTGTAGGCGTCGGCGACCTGGGTGTCGAGCTGCGCGAGGTTCGCGTCCACCTCGTTGCGGGCCTGGTCGGGGACGCTCTCGAGCTTGTCGCCCACGTCCGGGCAGTCGATGGTGGCCGTCACGGGCGCGTTTCGGGAATCCTGCCCTGCGAAGGCGCCCTGCGAGACGAACACGACCCCACCGCCGCCCAGGACCAGGGCGGACATCGCGGCGAGGATCTTGTGCTTCGGCCGCAGACGGCGTTTGTGGCCCTTTTGACTCATGCGATCACTTCACTTCGTCGGTCGGGAATTGGGGGAGAAGGCGGGGGGCGGCGCGGAGGGGGTGCCCGGCGGGGCGTCCGCGAGGCCGTCGAAGTCGACCAGCCCACTGGCCTCGAGGACCGAGATGTGGTCCAGGACGGTGTTGTTGGCGTCCGTGGCCAGGGCCCGGACCATGGAATTGCGGGTTTGTGCCCGGATCTGGGCCACGAGGGTGAACACCTTGCCGTGGGCCCTGCGCAGCAGCTGGACGAACAGCTGTTCGTACTGGGGTCCTTGGGCCTGGTCCATCTGGTCGAGCCAGCCCTGCTGCTGTGCGCTGGGTCTGCTGGGGAGTTCCATGCCGAGTGCCTGCCCCACCTCCAGGACCCTGCGGTCCAGTTCGGTGTGGCCGTCGATGAGGTGCTCCCCGGCGGTGCGGATCGCGGGCCGTGTGCCGCGCTGCAGGGCTTGGCGCCCTGCGGGCAGCTCCCACAGGCCGGCGAGCCGCACCTTGCGGACGAAGTCCCGGTCCTGGGGGGTGAGCGGCCCGAAGGCCGTGCTCTGGATACCGGCGCCGTCGTCCTCGGCCGCCGGCGCCGTGGCGGCCGCGGCGTTCCTCCCGCCGAACTTCTGCACGGGGATCAGCAACGCGATCAGGGTGAAGGCGAGGGCGCCGATGACGACGCCCGTAGCCATCACGTGTCTCGAAGCTACCGACATGCTGCCGACGGCCGACCGACGGAAAGACAGCACTGTGCCTCCTTGCTGCGTGGACCGGGAGGGGCTGCGGCCGCTCGGGCTACGGCAGTTGACCGTGCCGTGGCACCCGCGCTCCCCGGGTGCCACGGGACGCTAGTGCCAGTTGTGGTGCCTGTTTGGAAGGACCATCACGAATGGACAAACATCCGGGCAACGCCTCGAAAGGCTGGTACCGTGCGGGCGCTACTGCCCCGGTGCCTCGGACAGCGGGCGGGTCCGGGCGATGAGCAGGGCCACGTCGTCGCGCTCGTCCGGCTGCCGCAGTTCACGCAGCAGCAGGTCACAGGTCTCCTCGAGGGGACGGCCCGGGTCGCCGAGCAGCGAAGTGAGCGCCTGCAGGCGAGTGTCGATGTCCTGGTCGCGGGTCTCGACGAGCCCGTCGGTGTACAGGACGAGCTCGTCGCCGACGCCCAGGTCGAGGGCAGTGGCTTCGAAGGGTACGCCGCCGACCCCCAGGGGCGCCCCGGTCGGCAGGTCGAGGAGCTCGGGCGGGCGCCCGGGGCTCGTCCGTACGGGCGGCAGGTGGCCGGCGGTCGCGATGCGGCACCGGTTGCGGTGGGGGTCGTAGACGACGATCACGCAGGTGGCCATGGTGTGCCCGAGCCCGGTGGTGGTGTGGTCGAGCCGGGCCAGGACGGTGGCCGGGTCGAGGTCGAGCTCGGCCAGTGTGCGGGCGGCCGTGCGCAGTTGGCCCATGGTGGCGGCGGCGTTGATGCCGCTCCCCATGACGTCCCCGACCACGAGGGCGGTCTTGTCGTCGGGCAGCGGGATGACGTCGAACCAGTCTCCGCCGACTTCGCCGGCGGCCCCGGCGGGCTGGTAGCGGTAGGCGATCTCCAGGCCCGGGGTGGGAGTGGGTTGGTGCGGCAGCAGATGACGCTGGAGGGTAAGGGCGGTCCGGCGCTGCTTCTGGTACCAGCGGGCGTTGTCGATGCAGACGGCGGCGCGGGCCGCCAGTTCACTGGCGAGCAGGACGTCGTCCTGGTCGAACGGCAGTGGGTTGTCGGTGCGTTGGAGGCCGAGGGCCCCGATGACCTCGCCGCGGGCGATCAGCGGCACCGCGAGGTACGAGTGGAGGCCGGCCTCGGCGAGCAGGGTGGCGGCCGCGGCGTCCCGGGCGACGCTGGGGAGGTCGCCCTTCGTCAGGTCCGCCAGGAGCACGGGGCGGGCGGACTGTACGCACCGGGTGACCACCCGGGTGGCGTCGTAGCGGGCGATCGAGCCGACCGGGTCGGCCGCGAGGGTGGCGGGGGTGGGGCGCGCGGCCTTGACGGCGAGGGCACGGAAGCGCACGGTCTCGTCCGTCGGGTCCCCGGGCGGGTGGTCGCCCGTCAGCACGGCGTCGACGACGTCGACCGTCGCCACGTCGGCCAGGTGCGGCACGGCGATGTCGCCGAGCTCGCGCGCCGTGACCCACAGGTCGAGGGTGGTGCCGATGCGTACGGAGGCGTCGGCGATCAGGGCGAGCCGCTGGCGGGCCAGGGCGACGGCCACCGAGGTCTTGTGCTGCTCGGTGACGTCGACGACGGACGCGGCGACCCCGATCGGCCGCCCGGCCGGGTCGTCGAGCCGGTAGAGGGAGACGGACCAGGTGTGGTCCTGGTCGGGATCCGCGGGCGTACGGCCGACGGTGAACCGGTCCAGCTGGGGCCTGCCCGTGGACAGGACCGCCCGCATCGATTCCTCGATGGACGCTGCGTCCAAACGGGGCAGCACCTCATGGACCTGGCGGCCGATGTGCTCGGCGGCGGGCAGGCCGTTGATGCTCTCCAGGGCCGGATTGACCAGGACGTAGCGCAGCTCGGAGTCCAGGACGGCCAGGCCGATCGGGGACTGGGCGACCAGCCGCATCGACAGGGCCAGGTCGCGCTCCACACGCCGCAGGGTGGCCTGGTCGGAGGCGATGCCGAGGGCGTAGAGCCGGCCCTGGCTGTCCTCGAGCCGCATGTTGCGGAATTCCGCCACCCGGCTGCTGCCGTCCTTGTGCACGACGGGGAACGCCCCGGCCCAGGGCTCTCCGCCGGCCATCACCTTCTCGAAGAGGGAGAGGACCAGCCCCAGGTGCTCGTCGTCGACGAGCAGCTGCGCCGCGAACCGGCCGAGCGCCTCGTCGGCGGTGTAGCCGAACAGCTCCTCGGCCTGCGGGCTCCAGAGCGTGATCCGCCCCTCCGCGTCGAGGACCACCGCCGCGACTCCGAGCACGTCGAGCAGGCCCGGCCCGGTGGAGGGGCCGATGTGCGCCGGTTCCGCACCGGCCGGGAAGGCGTCCGTCGTATTCATGCCGGCCGCTCCTTCCCGTCCGCTGCCCAGGGGCGGTACATCGGCCCGTTCGTTCTCCGCGCCCCGGGTCCGCGCCGCGGGGTGTTTCCCATCCTCTCTCCACTCCCCCGCACCGGCAGCGCAGCCGCATCCCGATGGGGCCGTACGACGGAGCGCGCGGCCGGACGACGGAGCGCGCGAAGAGGGGGCGCGGTGTATTCAGGAGTCATGGACCACCGGCCGCCGCATCCGAGCCACCGCCAGGTCGGCGAACCGCGCCTGCCCCTGCTGGCGGTTCCGTTCGCGCTGATCGCGGTCGTCACGGTGGTCGACGTCCTCGCGCCGCCCGATGTCCACCTGGGTCCCTTCCTGGTCGCGGCCCCGGCCCTCACCGCCTCCTTCGCCGGGCCGCGGATGACGGGATTCGTCGGCGCGGTGGCCGTCCTGGCCCAGGTGTCGGTCGCCGTGACGCGGACCACCGTCACCGATCTGAACCACACCTTCCAGATCATTGCCCTGGTCCTGATCTCGGTCTTCGTGACCCTCTTCGCACATCTGCGCGAGGTCCACGAGAAACAGCTGATCCAGTTGCGCTCGGTCGCCGAGGCCGCCCAGGAGGTGGTCCTGCGGCCGCTCCGCGACCGGATGGGTCCGCTGCGGCTGGCCTCCGTCTACCTGGCCGCGGAGGCCGAGGCCCAGATCGGCGGGGACCTGTACGCCGCCACCCGCACCCCGCACGGCACCCGGCTGATCATCGGCGACGTCCGCGGCAAGGGCCTGGAGGCGGTCGGGGACGCCGCGCTGGTCCTCGGCGCGTTCCGGGCCGCCGCCCACCAGGAGGCGGACCTGCCCACCCTCGTCGCCTACCTGGAGGCCGCCGTGGCGGCGGACCCGGACGGCACGGGCGAGCCGGCCGGCGACCCCGGCGAGGCGTTCACCACGGCGGCGGTACTGGACATCCCCGATCAGGAGATGACCGTACGGCTCATCAGCTGCGGGCACCCGCCGCCGCTGCTGCTGCGCGGTGGCCGGGTCGTTCCCCTCGAGGTGGACCACCCGGCGCCGCCACTGGGCCTGACGCAGTACGTGGACACCGGCTTCGCCGCACAGTCCTTCTCCTTCGAGCCGGGCGACGTCATCCTCCTGTACACGGACGGCGTCATCGAGGCCCGCGACGCCGCCGGCGAGTTCTACCCCCTGACGGAGCGCGTCGCGGACTGGCCGGGCGACGGCCCGGACGCCCTGCTGGGCCACCTGTGCGCGGACCTGCTGGCCCACTCCCCGGGCGGCAGCCTGGGCGACGACGCGGCGATGGTCGCCATCGAACGCGTCACCGGCCGCTCCTCCTGACCCGGCAGCCCTCCCCCGCCCGGTTCTGCTCCCGCCGCTCCGCTGCTCCGCCGCTCCCGCCCGCCGCGCGCTGCCCGCGGACGGGCCCGTCGGCATCTACTCCTTCCGCGTGTCGGCCAGTTGTCCGGATTTGAGCTCGTTCGTGAGGAGCATACGGACCGGCCCTTCGGGATGATTCGCCCGGAGCCCGCGTGCAACAAGGTGATGAGGCCATCGAATTCACGGAAGGAAACGGCTCTTCGTGAACAT
This genomic interval carries:
- a CDS encoding SCO0930 family lipoprotein, yielding MTTVGSVAAVLLLAAGCGSGDNTARNSNSVQPAGAGKPLGGAYDTGYGGAGGYGADAAAGSGSGSDVGSGSGAGSGSGSAKAGPAGQLSVRDIASVGSVVTDSAGMALYRFDKDTPQPPKSNCEGDCATAWPAVPADDASAAAGIDASLLGSVARADGSKQLTLAGWPVYRYAKDTKAGEAKGEGVGGTWHALAPDGKKAIDKKQKTDGGGGMGGMDMKAGTELSVADNEKLGKILVDGKWRTLYRFDKDSAWPMKFGCLGACLDTWKPAPAVDKAKAEGIAGKLVGSVKRPDGSEQLTIDCWPVYTFTGDTEPGQTNGHNKQGLWFAVTPEGKKVPPTA
- a CDS encoding NADH-quinone oxidoreductase subunit NuoF family protein codes for the protein MTSIVDPALGCVGQPRLLAGLDALPRLDRANHLVVHGPVPQYNSDDLVELAEGIDLRGRGGAGFPFARKLKAVIRSARTKEGRTAVVVNGTEGEPSCLKDAAMLLHSPHLVLDGALLAADAIGAEEVAIGVTRDDVERSLRAAVAERGLAGSRVRVGRLPERFVTGEGTSLVNGLNGGAAVPNGQKVRTSERGLSGLPTLLSNTETYAQLAVAARLGVAGFRSVGLPTEPGTVMLTISGSTVVEAPLGTSLAYVLDLCGSSPGQGVLVGGYHGKWLTAAAARTALLSRESLTSYKATLGAGAVLPLPEDTCPAGEVARVMRWMADETAGQCGPCVRGLPSLADAVEALVAGGGRSALEAVEVRMRGVLRRGACSHPDGTSAFMASALAVFPDEMRDHALGSGCGRRVLGALPLPEDENPERLVVDWTLCKGHGLCVDVLPDVVRLDRDGYPAEAVMTVPGRLRPKALRAVRRCPALALRIQE
- a CDS encoding PucR family transcriptional regulator, which produces MRRELPALAAGMVEELREELPGFSALVDDLDEEVVRQRLEVALLTALGYREPAPHKQARPAAPHPGPNPDCDLDSGPDPDLDSDSDPVRDEEEDEHDYAAELDRPDDEVEEEEEEHRGPPRLRDPGRRRQLAPLKVVPPEGFATPSERARRELFSALTSDMPMAEIALSELAAAADWPLPAEIRAIALATPGETQQLAAVLDDGLAGMVGGQPCLLVPSPDPETRAALEALLRGRFAAVGHPVAPRDTASSLRWALRLLSLTPNRPGLEARALFVDDHLSTLLLLQDEPLAHALAARWLRPLANLTPRQSERLEVTLLAWLEGGGAPEAAKALSVHPQTVRYRMRQLEKLFGPGLRDPRTRFELEMALRSRRLMAQVRRQNSRVSRKVRVATTDFRPLGVGRMARVNGL
- a CDS encoding RNA polymerase sigma factor, whose translation is MSGSRHTTPGPQRESGPEPEPSDHDLIQQLRTAYAAGDGDPAVCELLYRRHSAAAFACARRCCRTPQDAEDLVSEAFIRTLQAVRSGAGPRDHWRPYLLSVVRHTALEWRDGAGRTLLTPDVEAWCSPGPDGDDPQRRLLDSEDRRLVARSFQALPERWKAVLWHTLVEDDCPHHVPLLLGITPSAVTSLAFRAREGLREAYLRAHLDTAADERCRHYGRVLGAVIRRRGAPRGRGLARHLAGCRSCSRAYAELLDLNAALRAGASGVLVGP
- a CDS encoding DUF1996 domain-containing protein, encoding MSQKGHKRRLRPKHKILAAMSALVLGGGGVVFVSQGAFAGQDSRNAPVTATIDCPDVGDKLESVPDQARNEVDANLAQLDTQVADAYKQLSSGQANRKALLGGLKQQRDKTITNLSDTLGKAGQKPAGLQGLSGCVMKEAAAADPADEPAAADGAQDAAKQSAPQQQQQQQQQQQQAKGGPARSDFVAIGNVKPNVRKPAARGGASTGSFAVQCGRNENGHFNPDNVIVAPGVSNGAHHMHDYVGNKTTDAFSTNNSLAQSGTTCTNGDQSTYYWPVLRLRDGKAEKDAKAPGGGQDANVGTILKPKQVTIEFKGSPVSKVAAMPRFLRIITGDAKALTNGNANANASWSCTGFENRQLKDKYPVCPKGSDVVRTFNFQSCWDGKNIDSANHRTHVAFADANGNCKKGFKAIPQLVQRIVYSVPPGSRFAVDSFPEQIHKPVTDHGDFINVMSNGLMAGAVRCINDGRACR
- a CDS encoding DUF4142 domain-containing protein; the encoded protein is MATGVVIGALAFTLIALLIPVQKFGGRNAAAATAPAAEDDGAGIQSTAFGPLTPQDRDFVRKVRLAGLWELPAGRQALQRGTRPAIRTAGEHLIDGHTELDRRVLEVGQALGMELPSRPSAQQQGWLDQMDQAQGPQYEQLFVQLLRRAHGKVFTLVAQIRAQTRNSMVRALATDANNTVLDHISVLEASGLVDFDGLADAPPGTPSAPPPAFSPNSRPTK